The Corynebacterium suranareeae genome window below encodes:
- a CDS encoding ATP-dependent helicase — protein MSEYKPPIPSDPQVRLVKPTSKLRSRSWEGEVSHLVHEGTGLWRVTGEAGSGVSSAVVDTVIERIRQGWEPSSMLVVATSKEAASRLRQEISEFVSRMDYVSEGPLVRSVHSVAFALIRDVADDEIRLITGAEQDAVIRELLRGQADDGRGGWPPEQREGLRMVGFARQLRDFLLRAVERGVGPDELVALGEQYERVNWIAAGEFLREYKQVMRLSGSHSLSASELVTEALAGPEPSVKYRGVFIDDAQHLDPKSAELVSRFIPHAELAVVAGDPQQSVFRFRGANPDFLNKLEVDHEVVLEGRREASKSVVVAETESAHADLIADTVRRAHLIDGRSWSEIAVIVRSAGMIAPIRRTLLAAGVPVHISPTDVVLSEQRIVAAMILGLRALTESLNPIELEDLLLGPIGGADPVTLRRLLRGLRQAEMKMGGQRRAIEVLKGLLEDSDEQMLDYLTERELNLLERVRSVLEAGRQALADRGSIEEVLWALWSATDLSNSLSAISLRGGASGSQADRDLDAMMALFDAAGDYVERYPSAGVRSFIHHISEQELPTGMRERRGAIPEAVEVLTAHATTGREWKRVIVAGVQEGSWPSLGETGTLLGQEEFVDLVDEGIEPDIIISRSAERLAEERRLFYLATTRATESLLVTAVNSPDSDEVQEPSRFLELLRQPIVSLEGEVPSAIAEPEEIGHRLLSIPAMVAELRREVNDPRSTHRKQAARQLSRLAEAGIPGADPAEWTNLRTPSTEEELSKGQVSLSPSRIEQVLHCPLRAELDRLDSEEETPIAMLKGTLVHAYAEAVAGGVDPAIAEEKVTGAFIQLANVPGWSRDSTEIAFRRILSRTHTWLQTSRADFEEVGTEMDVSVTIDETVSIRGRMDRLERNKSGELVVVDFKTGKTQIAVKDMADHPQLFAYQLALSKGVLNEDKTGGLKISDPNPGETPEPVGGGLLVYPATDTKAVGQRMQDPKTQEDLDEFAAMLPGLADQLRGPNLLARVNPTCSTCPVRSLCPVQPEGRLIHA, from the coding sequence ATGTCGGAATATAAACCACCCATTCCATCGGATCCACAAGTTCGGTTAGTTAAGCCAACTTCTAAACTTCGCTCTCGTTCGTGGGAGGGCGAAGTTTCGCATTTGGTCCACGAGGGCACCGGGCTGTGGCGTGTGACCGGTGAAGCAGGTTCGGGGGTGAGCTCTGCTGTTGTTGATACTGTCATTGAACGCATCCGCCAAGGCTGGGAGCCGTCGTCGATGTTGGTGGTGGCAACGTCGAAAGAGGCGGCTAGTCGCTTGAGGCAAGAGATCTCTGAGTTCGTAAGCCGAATGGATTATGTGTCGGAAGGCCCTCTCGTGCGATCGGTGCACTCAGTGGCTTTTGCATTGATTCGTGATGTGGCCGATGATGAGATTCGTTTGATTACCGGTGCTGAGCAGGATGCGGTTATTCGTGAGTTGTTGCGAGGTCAGGCTGATGATGGTCGAGGTGGGTGGCCGCCGGAGCAGCGTGAGGGTTTGCGCATGGTGGGGTTTGCTAGGCAGTTGCGTGATTTCTTGTTGCGCGCGGTTGAACGAGGTGTCGGCCCGGATGAGTTGGTTGCCTTAGGCGAGCAGTATGAGCGGGTGAATTGGATCGCAGCGGGTGAGTTTCTGCGTGAGTACAAACAGGTGATGAGGCTTTCGGGATCGCATAGTTTGTCGGCCTCGGAGTTGGTGACGGAAGCGTTGGCTGGTCCTGAACCGTCGGTGAAGTATCGCGGTGTGTTTATCGACGATGCGCAGCATTTGGATCCGAAGTCCGCTGAATTAGTGTCGCGGTTTATTCCTCATGCGGAGTTGGCTGTGGTGGCAGGCGATCCGCAGCAGTCGGTGTTTAGGTTTCGTGGTGCGAATCCGGATTTTCTTAACAAATTGGAAGTGGACCATGAGGTGGTGTTGGAAGGGAGGAGGGAGGCGTCGAAAAGCGTTGTCGTGGCTGAAACCGAGTCGGCGCATGCGGACCTGATTGCTGATACGGTGCGGCGCGCGCATCTGATTGATGGGCGTAGCTGGTCGGAAATCGCGGTGATTGTGCGTTCGGCCGGCATGATCGCGCCGATTAGGCGCACTTTGCTCGCTGCAGGCGTGCCAGTTCACATCAGCCCGACGGATGTGGTGCTTTCCGAACAACGCATCGTCGCCGCAATGATTCTAGGGCTACGCGCACTAACGGAATCGCTGAATCCCATCGAGCTTGAAGATCTACTCCTAGGGCCGATCGGGGGCGCCGATCCGGTGACTCTACGACGCCTGCTGCGCGGACTGCGGCAAGCGGAAATGAAGATGGGTGGGCAGAGGCGAGCGATCGAGGTTCTCAAAGGCCTTCTCGAAGACTCAGATGAGCAGATGCTTGATTATTTGACGGAACGCGAGCTGAATTTGCTCGAGCGGGTGCGTTCGGTGCTCGAGGCCGGCCGGCAAGCGCTTGCCGATCGCGGCAGCATCGAGGAAGTGCTGTGGGCGCTGTGGTCGGCGACCGATCTGTCGAACTCGCTTTCCGCAATCAGCCTCCGAGGCGGCGCATCGGGGTCCCAAGCCGATCGCGATTTGGATGCGATGATGGCGCTTTTCGACGCCGCCGGCGACTACGTGGAGCGCTACCCATCAGCGGGCGTGCGGAGTTTCATCCACCACATCTCCGAGCAAGAGCTGCCCACCGGTATGCGTGAGCGCCGGGGTGCGATCCCGGAGGCCGTCGAAGTGCTTACCGCACACGCGACGACGGGGCGCGAATGGAAACGCGTCATCGTGGCGGGTGTGCAGGAGGGAAGTTGGCCGTCGCTGGGGGAAACGGGCACGCTGCTTGGTCAGGAAGAATTTGTTGATCTGGTTGATGAAGGCATCGAACCCGATATCATCATTTCCCGATCAGCAGAGCGACTTGCTGAGGAACGCCGACTGTTTTATCTGGCAACGACACGCGCTACCGAATCGCTGTTGGTAACCGCAGTAAATTCTCCCGACTCCGATGAAGTTCAAGAGCCCTCCCGGTTTTTGGAGTTGCTGAGGCAACCGATCGTTTCTCTCGAGGGCGAAGTACCATCGGCGATCGCTGAGCCGGAAGAAATTGGGCATCGGTTGTTGTCAATTCCTGCGATGGTGGCTGAGTTACGCCGTGAGGTTAACGATCCGCGAAGTACGCATCGGAAGCAGGCGGCTCGGCAGTTGTCGCGTTTGGCGGAGGCCGGGATTCCGGGGGCGGATCCTGCTGAGTGGACGAATCTGCGTACTCCGTCGACTGAGGAGGAGTTGTCTAAAGGTCAAGTTTCTTTGTCGCCGTCTCGCATTGAGCAGGTGCTGCATTGTCCGCTGCGCGCTGAGTTGGATCGGTTGGATAGTGAGGAGGAAACACCGATCGCGATGCTCAAGGGCACACTGGTGCACGCGTATGCGGAGGCGGTTGCCGGTGGCGTCGATCCGGCGATCGCCGAAGAGAAGGTCACCGGTGCCTTCATACAGCTGGCGAATGTGCCGGGCTGGTCACGCGATAGCACCGAAATTGCTTTTCGACGCATCCTCTCACGCACCCACACCTGGCTGCAGACTTCTCGCGCCGATTTCGAGGAAGTGGGAACGGAAATGGATGTATCGGTGACAATTGATGAAACTGTGTCAATTCGTGGGCGCATGGATCGTTTGGAAAGAAACAAATCTGGCGAGTTGGTGGTTGTCGATTTCAAAACCGGCAAAACTCAGATCGCTGTTAAAGACATGGCAGATCACCCGCAGCTTTTTGCGTATCAGTTGGCGTTGTCAAAAGGTGTTTTGAATGAAGATAAAACGGGTGGGTTGAAAATCAGCGATCCAAATCCCGGTGAGACGCCGGAACCTGTAGGCGGCGGATTGCTTGTCTACCCAGCCACCGACACCAAGGCGGTCGGGCAACGAATGCAAGATCCGAAAACTCAGGAAGATCTTGACGAGTTCGCCGCGATGCTTCCTGGTTTGGCGGATCAACTCCGTGGTCCTAATTTGTTGGCTCGAGTAAACCCCACCTGTTCGACGTGTCCCGTGCGAAGCCTGTGCCCAGTTCAACCCGAAGGACGTTTGATCCATGCCTAA
- a CDS encoding ATP-dependent helicase, whose protein sequence is MPKISPRLLSQYLGQEHAPTDQQSAIIGSEPGPLLVVAGAGAGKTETMAARVVWLVANGYVAPDQVLGLTFTRKAAQQLSQRIRQRLETLAGVPRLKDIDPTGRLEKNLQAITPTVSTYDSYAGTLIREYGLLLPVEPSARLITQTELYHIARTVVNNYDGELTATQTPATVTDYLLKLVSEMDNHMVTAEDIRDESDPFIKLFDELPKGKGQRDNLNAEMTKWRDTQIARLQYLPLVKALKEELHNQAVVTFGEQMSKAAKLASTHPQVGYSQRRRFRVVMLDEYQDTSHSQRVLLSSLFGGTDPGLTVNAVGDPMQAIYGWRGATAANLENFVDDFPVIHLDGKTKAPKNELTTSWRNPPEVLTLANAVSREVLGSPDAPTRTVQPLQSREGAPKGEVSLGWFGTAIDERNFVADELEKHWNAREEKGAFTAAVLVRKKRHSAPMAEELTRRGIPVEIVGLSGLLDIPEIADLISLATMLVRPQDNRAALRILAGPHVGLGVADLKRLQARARNIAGRVTRERRDKNPDPLLELEAVIEEATAIEPESVVGLADAVSDLGEGDRFSEEGLLRLKRLAGQLRYLRKYSLGRSVADIFADIETVFNIRTEVLSRQNPHDDGAAGTVHLDKFAEEVASHGGIGLPELLDYFELAKDQEEGLEPGEVTVRSDRVQILTVHKAKGLEWDIVSVLHADASTYDAKASTWLKNVTMIPSSLRGDAGTGAPELDTSEADDRKSLEDAGKEYTNEVREGLREENSRLFYVGITRSERVLMVTGSAFDESGTKAKQPYGHLEILREKAPESVVAWWDGEEGDVEKQKPAEGIFPQLRPADRSGADLVRGPLPEPSHEGGLESLWEREVSALIDEHRRLSNPILDVEISRELTATDLVSMKNNPEQFARRMRRPVPFKPNTYAKRGTLFHQWLEDHFGHTALLDETELPGIDEDYSDDAFIDLRDAFLGSEWENRTPEYVEHPFEVTIGEHVIRGRMDAVFHIDGTWMVVDWKTGRTPTGPEMSAAIIQLAVYRLAWARLKGLQPEDVRAAFHYVAHNHTFEPNDLPTQEELARLLSQE, encoded by the coding sequence ATGCCTAAGATTTCTCCCCGACTCCTGTCTCAATATTTAGGTCAAGAGCACGCGCCAACTGATCAGCAATCGGCAATCATTGGATCAGAACCCGGCCCACTGTTGGTGGTAGCTGGTGCTGGTGCGGGTAAAACTGAAACGATGGCTGCTCGAGTGGTGTGGTTGGTAGCCAACGGATACGTCGCCCCTGACCAAGTGTTGGGTTTGACCTTTACTAGGAAGGCTGCGCAGCAACTGTCGCAGCGTATTCGTCAACGCCTGGAAACTCTTGCCGGTGTGCCACGGTTGAAAGATATTGATCCCACAGGTCGGTTGGAAAAAAATCTCCAAGCGATCACCCCAACTGTGTCCACCTATGACTCCTATGCGGGAACGTTGATCAGAGAATACGGATTGCTGCTCCCTGTGGAGCCGTCTGCTCGGTTGATCACCCAAACGGAGCTTTATCACATCGCTCGCACCGTGGTAAATAACTACGACGGCGAACTCACCGCTACTCAGACACCTGCAACGGTCACGGACTATTTGCTGAAATTGGTCTCTGAAATGGACAACCACATGGTCACGGCGGAAGATATCCGCGATGAATCCGATCCGTTCATTAAGCTTTTCGACGAACTCCCCAAAGGTAAAGGCCAACGCGACAACCTTAATGCGGAGATGACGAAGTGGCGAGATACCCAGATCGCTCGCCTCCAGTATCTGCCTTTAGTTAAAGCACTGAAAGAGGAACTACACAATCAAGCAGTGGTGACTTTCGGTGAGCAGATGTCAAAGGCAGCGAAACTCGCATCGACGCATCCGCAGGTGGGATATTCACAAAGGCGACGTTTTCGTGTTGTCATGCTCGATGAATATCAAGACACCAGCCATTCCCAGCGAGTGTTGCTGAGTAGTCTTTTCGGTGGCACTGATCCGGGCCTGACAGTTAATGCTGTTGGCGATCCAATGCAAGCGATTTATGGATGGCGCGGTGCAACAGCGGCGAACTTGGAGAACTTCGTCGATGATTTCCCGGTTATCCATCTCGATGGGAAAACGAAAGCACCCAAAAATGAATTGACTACCAGTTGGCGAAACCCACCTGAGGTACTCACTCTCGCTAATGCTGTTTCACGCGAAGTACTTGGGTCGCCCGATGCGCCGACTCGGACCGTTCAACCACTTCAGTCTCGGGAGGGAGCTCCGAAAGGTGAGGTGTCGTTGGGATGGTTCGGTACCGCGATTGATGAGCGAAACTTTGTTGCCGATGAGTTGGAAAAGCATTGGAATGCGCGTGAGGAAAAAGGTGCGTTTACTGCTGCGGTGTTGGTGCGTAAGAAACGCCATTCGGCTCCGATGGCAGAGGAACTGACAAGGCGAGGCATCCCAGTGGAGATCGTTGGTTTGTCTGGGTTGTTGGATATTCCTGAGATTGCCGATCTGATTTCTCTAGCAACCATGCTCGTTCGTCCTCAAGATAATAGGGCAGCACTGCGCATCTTGGCTGGGCCGCATGTTGGTTTGGGTGTGGCGGATCTGAAGCGGTTGCAGGCTCGTGCGCGAAATATTGCGGGCCGAGTAACGAGAGAGCGTAGGGACAAGAACCCGGATCCGCTGCTTGAGTTGGAGGCAGTGATTGAAGAAGCGACTGCAATTGAACCGGAGTCTGTTGTCGGTTTAGCCGATGCGGTGTCTGATTTAGGTGAGGGCGATCGTTTCAGTGAAGAAGGTCTGCTGCGATTGAAGCGTCTCGCCGGACAGTTGCGTTATTTGCGTAAATACAGTTTGGGTCGTTCGGTGGCGGATATTTTCGCCGATATTGAAACGGTGTTTAATATCCGCACTGAGGTGTTGTCGAGGCAAAATCCTCATGATGATGGTGCTGCTGGAACTGTCCATTTGGATAAGTTCGCGGAAGAGGTCGCAAGTCATGGTGGCATTGGGCTGCCTGAATTGCTGGATTATTTTGAGTTGGCGAAAGATCAAGAAGAAGGCCTTGAGCCGGGCGAGGTGACGGTTCGTAGCGATCGCGTACAAATCCTCACCGTCCACAAAGCGAAGGGTTTGGAGTGGGACATCGTGTCGGTGTTGCATGCGGATGCGTCGACGTATGATGCCAAGGCTTCGACGTGGTTGAAAAATGTCACGATGATTCCGTCGTCCCTTCGCGGTGATGCCGGTACTGGCGCACCGGAGTTGGATACGTCTGAGGCGGACGATCGCAAATCTCTAGAAGACGCCGGCAAGGAATACACCAATGAGGTGCGGGAGGGGTTGCGGGAGGAGAACTCTCGGCTGTTTTATGTCGGCATTACTCGCAGCGAGCGGGTGTTGATGGTGACAGGATCCGCGTTTGATGAAAGTGGCACTAAAGCAAAACAGCCGTATGGCCACTTAGAGATTCTGCGGGAGAAAGCACCAGAGTCCGTGGTGGCGTGGTGGGATGGGGAGGAGGGAGACGTCGAAAAGCAAAAACCTGCGGAAGGCATCTTCCCGCAACTTCGCCCCGCAGACCGCTCTGGTGCGGATCTGGTGCGCGGCCCACTGCCGGAGCCAAGCCACGAGGGCGGGCTGGAAAGCTTGTGGGAAAGAGAGGTAAGCGCGCTTATCGACGAACACCGCCGCCTTTCCAACCCCATTTTGGACGTCGAAATCTCCCGTGAGCTTACCGCCACCGATCTCGTCTCTATGAAAAATAATCCAGAGCAGTTCGCTCGCCGGATGCGCCGCCCCGTGCCCTTTAAGCCAAATACCTATGCAAAACGTGGAACGCTGTTTCACCAATGGTTGGAAGATCACTTCGGGCACACCGCGCTTTTAGACGAAACCGAACTTCCCGGCATTGACGAAGACTACTCCGACGACGCATTCATTGACCTTCGCGATGCGTTTTTAGGATCCGAATGGGAAAACCGCACCCCGGAATACGTCGAGCATCCCTTCGAAGTGACCATCGGCGAACACGTTATCCGCGGGCGCATGGATGCTGTTTTCCACATCGATGGCACTTGGATGGTTGTCGACTGGAAAACAGGCCGCACCCCAACTGGTCCGGAAATGTCAGCCGCGATCATCCAGCTCGCCGTCTACCGACTCGCCTGGGCTCGCCTAAAAGGACTACAACCCGAAGATGTGCGTGCAGCATTCCACTACGTTGCGCACAATCACACCTTTGAGCCGAACGATCTGCCGACTCAAGAAGAACTAGCCCGGCTGCTTAGTCAGGAATGA
- a CDS encoding potassium channel family protein: MGRIKNDGELADLPDHALLSIIRIPQAAKKSPWALILTRVLYAMVLLVIVTLVVYFDREGYSEELTFIDAMYYSTVSLTTVGYGDITPVTQSARLINIIVLTPARIGFLILLVGTTLSVLTEESRRALQIQRWRKRMRNHTVVVGYGTKGRSAVAALLADGVPANQIVVIDTDPASLDAANNSGLVTVKGSATKADVLRLAGVSRARAVVVAPNLDDTAVLVTLSVREIAPQAMIVASVRESENQHLLEQSGADSVVISSETAGRMLGLATVTPSVVEMMEDLLSPDEGFSVAERPVGEDEIGSNPRHLADIVLGVVRSGELYRIDSPEAETVEPGDRLLYVRRVFSEEVNDK; this comes from the coding sequence ATGGGCCGGATAAAAAACGACGGTGAACTCGCCGATCTGCCGGATCATGCGCTTTTAAGCATCATCCGCATCCCACAAGCAGCGAAGAAAAGTCCCTGGGCACTGATCTTAACGCGCGTGCTGTATGCGATGGTGCTGTTGGTGATCGTCACCCTCGTTGTCTATTTCGATCGTGAAGGCTACTCCGAAGAGCTCACATTCATCGACGCGATGTACTATTCCACCGTCTCGTTAACCACAGTGGGATACGGCGATATCACCCCGGTGACACAATCAGCACGCCTGATCAACATCATCGTCCTCACCCCAGCCCGCATCGGCTTCCTGATCCTTCTCGTCGGAACAACCTTGTCCGTCCTCACCGAAGAATCCCGCCGAGCCCTGCAAATTCAACGTTGGAGAAAACGCATGCGCAACCACACCGTCGTTGTCGGATATGGCACCAAAGGGCGCTCCGCGGTCGCCGCATTGCTTGCCGACGGCGTCCCCGCCAACCAAATCGTTGTCATCGACACCGACCCAGCATCACTTGATGCTGCCAACAACAGCGGACTCGTCACAGTTAAAGGCTCTGCCACAAAAGCAGATGTGTTGCGTCTAGCAGGAGTCTCACGAGCACGAGCCGTTGTTGTTGCACCAAACCTTGATGACACTGCCGTTCTGGTGACTCTATCCGTGCGCGAAATCGCACCACAAGCCATGATCGTTGCCAGCGTCCGCGAATCTGAAAACCAACACCTTCTGGAACAATCCGGTGCCGATTCAGTCGTGATTTCCTCCGAAACGGCAGGACGCATGCTCGGCCTTGCTACCGTCACACCATCAGTGGTGGAAATGATGGAAGATCTACTCTCACCCGATGAAGGTTTTTCAGTAGCGGAACGACCAGTCGGCGAAGACGAAATCGGATCCAACCCACGACACTTGGCTGACATTGTCCTAGGAGTCGTGCGATCCGGCGAGCTCTACCGCATCGACTCACCAGAAGCAGAAACCGTCGAGCCCGGCGATCGTTTGCTTTATGTCCGTCGAGTATTTAGCGAAGAGGTAAATGATAAATGA
- a CDS encoding NUDIX domain-containing protein, whose protein sequence is MRILPIGPKDEIAVNGSIVFLPEAHGDVVSVAPNLGAVRVTAKEIEALGTPTAPRDLSSREVDACVSLLRNRELVRFDPLDGSELTYKEHSVAYGASGRPLFPRLDPAVIGIVELRGEDRLLLGMNAQRRQRYSLIAGYVSHGESLEDAFAREVFEEAARRVSEISYVSSQPWPISGSLMLGMKGFTEDELPQAETDGELAETIWASPLDIIDRKIPIAPPGSIAYDMINAWAREKQN, encoded by the coding sequence ATGAGGATCCTTCCCATCGGCCCCAAAGACGAAATAGCAGTCAACGGATCGATCGTCTTTTTACCCGAAGCACACGGAGACGTCGTATCTGTTGCCCCTAACCTTGGCGCGGTGCGCGTAACTGCGAAAGAAATCGAAGCTTTAGGAACACCAACAGCACCGCGTGATCTGAGCTCCCGGGAAGTCGACGCATGCGTTTCTTTACTCCGCAATCGCGAATTGGTGCGCTTTGATCCACTCGATGGCAGCGAACTAACGTACAAAGAACACAGTGTTGCCTATGGTGCGAGCGGTCGACCACTATTCCCACGGCTTGATCCAGCAGTCATCGGCATTGTGGAACTTCGAGGGGAAGATCGTTTGCTTCTAGGGATGAATGCACAAAGACGTCAGCGGTATTCTCTGATTGCCGGTTACGTCTCTCATGGTGAGTCACTTGAAGATGCATTTGCTAGGGAAGTGTTTGAAGAGGCGGCGCGCCGGGTATCTGAGATTTCGTATGTGTCGTCTCAACCATGGCCAATTTCTGGATCGTTAATGCTGGGGATGAAAGGCTTTACAGAAGATGAGTTGCCCCAAGCGGAAACTGATGGTGAGTTGGCGGAGACGATTTGGGCTTCGCCTCTAGACATTATTGATCGTAAGATTCCGATCGCACCACCCGGATCGATTGCCTACGACATGATTAATGCTTGGGCACGAGAGAAACAAAATTAA
- a CDS encoding ATP-dependent DNA helicase UvrD2 — protein MINLQDLDEDQRIAASAPRGPVCILAGAGTGKTRTITYRIAHLIDQGFVSPNRVLAVTFTSRAAGEMRHRLNLMGIGGVQARTFHAAARKQLLYFWPQVAGNLPWRLLDNKFQLVGRAVRGARLESQTEKVRDILGEIEWAKASLITPEQYPDRLGTRTPPAPAEKVAEVYQRYENMKTTPEGMLLDFDDLLLHTAGALENSPAVAEEFRQQYRSFVVDEYQDVTPLQQRVLEAWLGDRDDLTVVGDANQTIYSFTGATPEYLLNFSRKYPEATVVKLQRDYRSTPQVTGLANTVIGQARGRVAGTRLELEGMRIAGPEPEFTAYDDEPTEAREVAGRILTLLKNGVQASEIAVLYRINAQSAVFEQALADAGIVYQVRGGEGFFTRPEIRQALSQLIRTSQRDVDESDLVRLTQRTLVPLGLSSEEPSGAQERERWQSLNALVDLVKDLVKATPDLDLTGLLLKLRERQEAKHPPTVEGVTLASLHAAKGLEWDAVFLVGLVDSTLPISHAIKAGDEAIEEERRLFYVGVTRAREHLHCSWALARQEGGRKSRKRSRFLDGIVVDMASESGTPRSNRPKNCRVCGSVLSSASEKAIGRCGSCPIQADEETFEALRTWRNDTAKRENKAAYMVFSNATLMALAEMNPTNENELLDVPGVGPMKIENYGDDVLEILAKHAH, from the coding sequence GTGATCAATTTGCAGGACCTCGACGAGGATCAACGCATCGCTGCTTCTGCACCTCGCGGGCCAGTGTGTATTCTCGCCGGAGCCGGCACGGGTAAAACTCGGACGATTACTTATCGCATTGCGCATTTGATTGATCAGGGTTTTGTGAGCCCGAATCGTGTTCTTGCGGTCACTTTTACTTCTCGTGCGGCAGGGGAGATGCGGCATCGCCTGAATCTGATGGGGATTGGTGGTGTGCAGGCGAGAACTTTCCACGCGGCGGCAAGAAAGCAGCTGTTGTATTTTTGGCCGCAGGTGGCGGGGAATCTGCCGTGGCGATTGTTGGATAATAAGTTTCAGTTGGTTGGTCGAGCGGTGCGTGGTGCGCGGTTGGAGTCGCAGACTGAAAAAGTTCGCGATATTTTAGGTGAGATTGAGTGGGCGAAGGCTTCGTTGATCACGCCGGAGCAGTATCCGGATCGTTTGGGAACGCGGACCCCTCCTGCTCCTGCGGAGAAAGTCGCTGAGGTGTATCAGCGATACGAAAATATGAAAACAACCCCTGAGGGGATGTTGTTAGATTTCGACGATCTGTTGCTTCATACCGCAGGTGCGTTGGAAAATTCGCCGGCGGTGGCTGAGGAGTTCCGACAGCAGTATCGCAGTTTTGTGGTTGATGAGTATCAGGATGTCACACCTTTGCAGCAGCGGGTGCTTGAGGCGTGGCTGGGGGATCGTGATGATCTCACCGTTGTCGGTGATGCGAACCAGACGATTTATTCGTTTACGGGGGCGACACCGGAGTATTTGTTGAATTTTTCACGTAAATATCCGGAGGCGACCGTCGTCAAGCTGCAGCGCGACTACCGCTCAACGCCGCAGGTCACCGGATTGGCCAATACCGTCATCGGTCAGGCGCGGGGGCGTGTGGCAGGCACGCGCCTGGAGCTAGAGGGCATGCGCATCGCCGGGCCGGAGCCCGAGTTTACGGCTTACGACGACGAACCCACCGAAGCCCGCGAAGTTGCGGGCCGCATTTTAACGCTGCTTAAAAACGGCGTCCAGGCCTCAGAGATCGCCGTTTTGTACCGCATTAACGCGCAGTCGGCGGTTTTTGAACAAGCGCTTGCCGACGCCGGGATCGTCTATCAAGTAAGAGGCGGCGAAGGATTTTTCACCCGCCCAGAAATTAGACAAGCCTTGAGTCAACTGATCCGGACATCCCAGCGTGATGTTGATGAAAGCGATCTGGTGCGTCTAACTCAACGCACCCTCGTTCCGTTGGGATTGAGTTCGGAAGAGCCAAGCGGCGCCCAAGAACGCGAGCGCTGGCAATCCCTTAACGCATTGGTTGATCTGGTGAAAGATTTAGTCAAAGCCACACCCGACCTTGATCTCACCGGACTGCTACTGAAACTGAGGGAGAGACAGGAGGCAAAGCATCCGCCGACCGTTGAAGGCGTTACCTTGGCATCGTTGCACGCAGCGAAAGGACTTGAATGGGATGCCGTGTTCCTCGTTGGTCTTGTCGATTCCACGTTGCCCATTAGCCACGCGATTAAAGCTGGCGATGAAGCGATCGAAGAAGAACGCAGACTGTTTTACGTCGGTGTGACACGTGCTCGCGAACACCTCCATTGCAGTTGGGCGCTAGCCAGGCAAGAAGGTGGACGCAAAAGCCGTAAGCGCAGCCGATTTTTAGACGGCATCGTGGTGGATATGGCATCTGAGTCTGGCACCCCACGAAGCAACCGACCCAAAAACTGTAGAGTATGCGGATCGGTGCTCTCAAGCGCCTCGGAAAAAGCGATCGGTCGGTGCGGAAGTTGTCCCATCCAAGCTGATGAAGAGACCTTCGAAGCTTTACGCACCTGGCGCAACGACACAGCGAAGCGAGAAAACAAAGCCGCCTACATGGTGTTTAGCAATGCCACACTGATGGCGCTTGCTGAGATGAACCCCACCAACGAAAACGAACTCCTCGACGTTCCAGGTGTGGGACCAATGAAAATCGAAAACTACGGCGATGATGTTTTAGAGATCCTGGCTAAGCACGCGCATTAA
- a CDS encoding M48 metallopeptidase family protein has translation MLDIEVIRSAKRTKTVQARIVDGKIQVRIPARMSKAEEEKAVGEIVEKLRRRNRSSASSDSDLLERAHRLNKSVLDSKARVESVRWVSNQTGRWGSCTVATAEIRISDRLRNVPDYVLDAVLVHELTHTFIPGHSAEFWEWADKTPLAERAKGYLEAYQRWG, from the coding sequence ATGCTCGACATTGAAGTCATCCGATCGGCAAAACGCACCAAAACAGTACAAGCTCGCATTGTCGATGGGAAAATCCAGGTGAGGATCCCGGCGAGGATGTCTAAGGCGGAGGAAGAAAAAGCGGTGGGGGAGATCGTCGAAAAGCTTCGTCGACGCAACCGATCGTCCGCCTCAAGCGATTCCGACCTCCTTGAGCGCGCGCATCGGTTAAATAAATCTGTCCTTGACAGCAAAGCGCGCGTGGAAAGTGTGCGGTGGGTGAGCAATCAGACGGGGCGGTGGGGTTCATGCACCGTAGCGACTGCGGAGATTCGGATTTCGGATCGGTTAAGAAACGTGCCGGATTATGTGTTGGATGCGGTGTTGGTTCATGAGTTGACGCATACGTTTATTCCAGGCCACTCGGCGGAGTTTTGGGAGTGGGCAGACAAAACACCCTTGGCGGAGAGGGCCAAGGGCTATTTGGAGGCGTATCAGCGGTGGGGATAA